Genomic window (Candidatus Dormiibacterota bacterium):
GACGCCGAGCGACCGCGGCACGGGACGTACGGCTGCGGACGGGGATGCGGTCGTCGTGGTCGCCGTCGCCGTCAGCGTGACCGCGGACGCGGGGGGGCTCGGTGCCGGGGCCGCGGCCGGGGTGACCACCGGGACGGGCGCGAACGTCACCGGCGGCGGTGGGGGCGGCGTGACCCGCGCCTGCGCGGGCACGGAGCGGGGCAGGGGCCGTCCCCCAGCGGACACGGTCACCGTCGCGGGGCCGGCGATCAGCACCACGGTGCCGGCGGTGACCAGGACGGCGCCGAGCGCGGTGCGCAGGCGCGCGGCGGCGATCACCTCGGGCATGACGACTCTCCCATGCTGCATCGGATCCCTTCCCGGTCGACGGCGCGCCGGACATCGGCGTCACCGGATCGTGCCCAGTGTATGGGAGGACAGCGCAGCTCGCGTGCACCGCACGTGCACTGGTACGAGACTGCCAGTTCTGGCCAATGACGGGCGCTACTGTTGCGTCGCCGGGTCACGACCTCATCCCCGGTCCTCCTCCCTGGCCGGGACCGGATCAGGGGAGCGGTTCGGTCAGCGCGTACACGCCGGCGTGCAGCGACATCACCAGCGCGAGCGCGCGGCCCTGCGCGCTGGGACGGCCACTCTCCGCATCGCTGAGCTCCGTGCCCAGCTCCTCGACCAGCGCCTCCACCCCGGCGCCGCTCTGCACCACGAAGAGCCGGGCGCGGCGGGAGACCAGCGCCCGCCACTCCGGTCGGTTGAAGCTCGTCGCCAGGCGCAGCAGCACGTCCGAGTCGGCGCGCAACCGGCTCGCCAGCCGGGCAGCGCGGACGGCGTCCTCCTCCACCGCGAGCGCGCCGAGGCGCTCCACGATGTCGTCGCAGAGCGTCCGGCAGCGCCGGTAGCAGCGACGCCGCTGCGCCTCCGCCATGGTGCGCGCGGTGGCACGCACCTGCTCGGTCGTGGTGCAGGCGATCGGCCCGGTCACGGGGACGCGACCGTGCGCGGGATGAGCAGCAGGCTGAGCCCGGCCGCCAGGGCCGTGGTCGCCGCCGCGAGCCCGAGCGCCGCCGCCGCCGACCACTGCACCAGGGGGCCGGCGATCGCCGAGCCCACCGGCAGCCCGAGGTAGTTGAGCGCCATCGACACCGCGAAGGCGCGTGACTGCACGGTGGTGTCGGTGCAGCGCTGGCGCAGGGAGAAGAGGCTCACGTCGAGCGGACCGGTGGACAGGCCGATGATCACCATGCCGGTGAGCGCCTGGGCGAGGGTGTCGGCGCCGGCCAGCACCGCCAGGCCCAGTGCCGAGGTGCCGATCGCGGCGGCGAGCATGGTGCGCTCCCGGCCCACCGTGCTCGCCGATCCCGACACCACGCCGGAGACGACGCCGGCGAGGCCGAGGACGGCGAAGAGCGCGCCGATCACCTCCGGGCCGGCCTGGAGGCGGTGCGCGGCGAGCGCCGGCAGCGCCACCAACAGCACCCCGGGGCCGACGTTGCGGAGCGAGACGCTCACCGCCAGGCCGCGCAGGGTGGGGTGGCGGAGCACGTAGCGCAGCCCGTCCAGCACCCGCCCCGCCAGCGCACCGGTCTCGGCCCGCTCGCGGCGCGGGTCGGCGACGCCGCCGACGGTGAGCGCCGCCGCCGCGTACAGCGCCCCGGTGACCACGATCGCGAGGGCGGGGCCCCCGGTGGCGACCAGCACCCCGCCCAGCGGCGGGCCGACCAGGCCCGCCATCACGTACCCGCCGCTGTCGAGGGCGTTCGCCTTGTCCCACAGCCGGCTGGGGACGACCGCGGGCAGCATCGCCCGGGTGCCGGTGTCGCTGAGCGGGGCGGTGAGCGAGGACACCGCCAGCGCGAGCAGCAGCATCCAGGGCGCCAGCCGCCCCGCCCAGGTGAGGCCGGCGATGGTGAGCAGCGCGAACGCGGCGGTGACGTGGTCGATGCGGATGAGGCACACCCGCGGGTAGCGGTCGAGGAGCGCGCCGGCCAGGGGGCTGACCAGCAGACCGGGCCCGATGCTCAGACAGACCGCGAGGCCTGCGAGCCCGGGCGACCGGTACTGCTGGAGGGTGAGGAGAACGACGGTGACCTGGCCCATGCTGATGGCGACGCGAGCGCAGAGCGCGGCGACGGCGAGCGGCGCGAAGCCCTCGAGAAGGAGAAGCTGGCGGTAGCTCGGTGCCGGTCTGCGCTCGACCAGGGTCCGTGTGCTCATCGGCGGGTCAGAACACCTCGCCGCCGTGGACGCTGAGGATGGTCAGCGGGCGCCTGCCTCCCGGCGTGGCCACGTCGACCTCCTCCCCGCCGGCGCGACCCAGCAGCGCCCGGCCCACCGGGGAGGCCACCGAGATCCGTCCCTCGAGCGGGTTCGCGTCGGCGGGGACGACGAGCGTGTAGCGGTGCTCTCCCTCCGCGTCGCGACAGCACACGGTCGAGCCCAGCCCGATCGCCATCACTGTTCCGGCGCCGTCTCCGGCCACTGCTCGCTCCACCATGCCGCACCTCCTCTCATCGGGTCGCGGTGGCATGGAAGCGCGGGTGGGCGGGGTTTTACAAGGTTCGACAAACACCCGACGATTTGTACGATGCCCGTCGAACGACCAACCGGCTCAGGCTCCGTTCAACGCCTCGTGTGGGCTGCCGAGAAGCTCGATCGCGGCGGGCAGGCGCTTGCACATCTGCAGCTGCGCCACCTCGCGGTCGCGGGCGATGACGCTGATGCCCGAGGCGAACTCATCGTCGTAGCTGCACCCCAGCCAGCGGCCGAGCATGAAGGCGCCGGAGGTGTGCAGGGTGAGATAGACGACCCCCTTCGAGCGGACGTTCGCCTCCCGGGGCACGTACATGCCGAGGATGTGCCGGTTGTCGTAGACCCGGCAGTGGGCCCGCCAGAGGAAGGAGCCGAGCGGGTTCTCCGGGGCCCGGCTGTGGTTCTCGATGCTGAGGTTGAGCCCCTGCTGCTGGACGGTGACCGACTCGCTGTCGATGCTGAGGCGGCCCTCCGCGGTCGTCTCCCAGAGCGCGTACCAGGTGCCCGCCAGGCTCACGGTGCCGTGCTCCTCGACCGGCGCCTCGACCTCCTCGCCGAGCCCTCCGGGGAGCATGGCCGCGCCGAGGTCGGGGGCGAAGGGGTCGTGCCGGCGGGTGCGCCGCTGCTCGCGGACCGCCGCCGTGTAGGCGCCGTGGAGCGCGGCGCCGCCGCCGGGGAACTCCGCCTCGATCCTCGGCAGGAAGGCGCGTCCGGGGAGGAGGGCCCCCCGTTCCAGGTTGGCGAGGTGCGGACGCGAGTAGGAGATCCGCCGGGCCAGCTCCTCCTGGCTCAGCCCCTGGCGGAGCCGGAACTGGCGCAGCGCGGCGCCGAAGCCGGGGGCGCCGGCCGGGGCCGGGGTGGCGCCGTTGCCAGTCACCGCCGCTCCTGCCGGGCGCTCACCGCCAGCCGGGTCAGGGCGTCGAGCCCGCCGAGCAG
Coding sequences:
- a CDS encoding MFS transporter, giving the protein MSTRTLVERRPAPSYRQLLLLEGFAPLAVAALCARVAISMGQVTVVLLTLQQYRSPGLAGLAVCLSIGPGLLVSPLAGALLDRYPRVCLIRIDHVTAAFALLTIAGLTWAGRLAPWMLLLALAVSSLTAPLSDTGTRAMLPAVVPSRLWDKANALDSGGYVMAGLVGPPLGGVLVATGGPALAIVVTGALYAAAALTVGGVADPRRERAETGALAGRVLDGLRYVLRHPTLRGLAVSVSLRNVGPGVLLVALPALAAHRLQAGPEVIGALFAVLGLAGVVSGVVSGSASTVGRERTMLAAAIGTSALGLAVLAGADTLAQALTGMVIIGLSTGPLDVSLFSLRQRCTDTTVQSRAFAVSMALNYLGLPVGSAIAGPLVQWSAAAALGLAAATTALAAGLSLLLIPRTVASP
- a CDS encoding GreA/GreB family elongation factor, with product MVERAVAGDGAGTVMAIGLGSTVCCRDAEGEHRYTLVVPADANPLEGRISVASPVGRALLGRAGGEEVDVATPGGRRPLTILSVHGGEVF
- a CDS encoding helix-turn-helix transcriptional regulator, which translates into the protein MTGNGATPAPAGAPGFGAALRQFRLRQGLSQEELARRISYSRPHLANLERGALLPGRAFLPRIEAEFPGGGAALHGAYTAAVREQRRTRRHDPFAPDLGAAMLPGGLGEEVEAPVEEHGTVSLAGTWYALWETTAEGRLSIDSESVTVQQQGLNLSIENHSRAPENPLGSFLWRAHCRVYDNRHILGMYVPREANVRSKGVVYLTLHTSGAFMLGRWLGCSYDDEFASGISVIARDREVAQLQMCKRLPAAIELLGSPHEALNGA